In one Thunnus maccoyii chromosome 12, fThuMac1.1, whole genome shotgun sequence genomic region, the following are encoded:
- the dis3l2 gene encoding DIS3-like exonuclease 2, which produces MDSPRQSKKPNLNREPKRSQNQSGTPPQKDAYARLLSQHRSAKFSMYLEQYAKESSLQRDGPGPSTVLKAQSDKLNIPQRKRDQLPNDFSDSSDFSPSSMKSKGEESSLSLYMEKLSSRNAQQDCERKMGVSDRQRRGQRRDTTTSQDGDIESGEELSSLKPNDSKKHQRQQKKNKDANRDVASKETDPVIGQCPLSPNKASTNRQEQEKTKKSKKKNPKHPEEEKGRDGMLISGVDAHMSRPKSPHGKDKLQQPRASSANSPADKSKNKGGRGSKKQVFEAYMTSEEVSHGLKRGELIQGQLRINPKKYHEAFIPSPDDTRDIFLDGIVARNRALNGDVVVVRVLPREQWKVVRSDTDCEGASESDTQKENMIQKAQNKTERPPRLEVAVEDRCSDQDELITRVQNVTLTHPGEPLEDPSTPQSNGEILQKTAKVVYIVEKKHSRAVTGFLKFLPDKPFAMFSPVDHRVPRINIPLTDCPEDFSSRPGDYTSTLFICRITNWAADSNFAEGQLAKTLGQAGEIEPETEGILTEYDVDFSEFPDEVLDCLPKNLPWTIPPEEMSKRKDLRRECIFTIDPATARDLDDALSCKQLPDGNFEVGVHIADVSYFVEEGNALDVIASQRATSVYLVQKVIPMLPRLLCEELCSLNPMADRLTFSVIWKITPEGKILSEWFGRSVIRSCVKLSYDHAQSMIEAPEKMFSAEELPPVDPKYPIDEIHQAVLNLHSIAKNLRAQRFSGGALRLDQLKLSFTLDKETMMPQGCYVYQYRDSNKLVEEFMLLANIATANHIYRRFPDLALLRRHPPPKTKMVDELQELCDQLGIDIDLSSAGALHRSINITLGNDEYSTARKEVLTHMCSRPMQMALYFCTGVLRDEQLFKHYALNVPLYTHFTSPIRRYPDIIVHRLLASSLNCGSRLGLSTEQVQKQASHCNDKKTVSKRVQELSSELFFGVFVKECGPLDSEAMVMGVLDQSFDVLVLRYGVQKRIYCKSVTGLDSFHHRKVGKKSELTLVWTPEDPERGPVEQVISIFTLVEVQLKADSAPMKYSAVLKRPDENGS; this is translated from the exons ATGGATTCTCCTCGGCAATCTAAGAAGCCTAACCTAAACAGAGAGCCGAAGCGCAGCCAGAATCAGTCAGGCACTCCTCCTCAGAAAGATGCCTACGCCAGGCTTCTCAGTCAGCACCGCAGCGCCAAGTTCAGTATGTATTTAGAACAATATGCAAAGGAGTCGTCACTTCAAAGGGATGGACCTGGGCCGAGCACAGTGCTCAAGGCTCAGAGTGACAAGCTGAATATACCACAGCGAAAAAGGGACCAACTGCCAAATGACTTCTCTGATTCAAGTGACTTTTCCCCCTCATCCATGAAAAGTAAAGGAGAGGAGAGCTCCCTGTCTTTGTACATGGAAAAACTAAGCAGTCGCAATGCACAGCAGGACTGTGAAAGGAAGATGGGTGTGTCTGACAGGCAGCGACGGGGACAGAGAAGGGACACCACCACCAGCCAAGATGGAGACATTGAGTCGGGTGAGGAGCTCAGTTCTTTAAAACCAAATGACTCGAAGAAACACCAGAGgcagcagaagaaaaacaaagacgcCAACAGAGATGTCGCCTCAAAGGAAACTGACCCAGTCATTGGACAGTGCCCCCTGTCCCCAAACAAAGCCAGTACAAATAGACAGGAACAAGAGAAGACGAAGAAGTCAAAGAAAAAGAATCCCAAGCATCCTGAGGAGGAGAAGGGCAGAGATGGGATGTTAATATCTGGGGTTGATGCTCACATGTCAAGGCCCAAGTCCCCTCATGGTAAAGACAAACTGCAACAACCCAGAG CTTCAAGTGCCAATTCTCCTGCTGACAAGAGTAAGAACAAAGGAGGCAGAGGATCAAAGAAGCAAGTGTTTGAAGCCTACATGACCTCCGAGGAAGTTTCCCATGGCCTTAAAAGAGGAGAACTCATTCAg GGACAATTACGAATCAACCCCAAGAAGTACCATGAAGCTTTCATTCCATCTCCT GATGACACGAGGGATATATTTCTGGATGGGATTGTAGCTCGCAACAGAGCACTAAATGGAGACGTAGTAGTGGTGCGAGTCCTACCTCGGGAGCAGTGGAAG GTTGTGAGGTCTGATACTGACTGCGAGGGTGCCAGTGAGTCAGACAcgcagaaagaaaacatgatacAAAAAGCACAGAACAAGACAGAGCGCCCCCCGAGGCTTGAAGTTGCTGTGGAAGACCGGTGTAGCGACCAGGATGAGCTCATCACCAGAGTTCAGAATGTCACCCTCACTCACCCAG GGGAACCTCTGGAAGACCCCTCAACTCCACAGTCCAATGGGGAAATACTCCAAAAGACCGCTAAA GTGGTGTACATTGTTGAGAAGAAACACTCAAGAGCTGTGACAGGCTTCCTGAAATTTCTACCAGACAAGCCTTTCGCCATGTTCTCCCCTGTGGACCACCGTGTGCCACGGATCAACATTCCCCTGACTGACTGTCCCGAAGACTTTTCTTCCCGCCCAGGTGACTACACCAGCACCTTGTTCATCTGCCGTATCACCAACTGGGCAGCCGACAGCAACTTTGCAGAAGG TCAACTGGCTAAGACACTGGGTCAGGCCGGGGAAATCGAACCAGAGACAGAGGGCATCCTGACAGAGTACGATGTTGATTTTTCTGAGTTCCCAGATGAGGTGTTAGACTGCTTACCGAAGAACCTGCCCTGGACCATCCCACCTGAGGAGATGAGCAAGAGGAAAGACCTTAG GAGGGAGTGTATCTTCACAATCGATCCTGCTACTGCCAGAGATTTGGACGATGCCCTGTCCTGTAAACAGCTTCCAGATG GTAACTTTGAGGTGGGGGTCCACATTGCTGATGTGAGTTATTTTGTGGAGGAGGGCAACGCGCTGGACGTCATTGCCAGCCAACGAGCAACGAGTGTGTACCTTGTTCAGAAA GTGATCCCCATGTTGCCAAGGCTGCTGTGTGAAGAGCTGTGCAGTCTGAACCCTATGGCCGACAGACTCACCTTCTCTGTCATTTGGAAAATCACACCAGAGGGGAAG ATTCTGAGCGAGTGGTTTGGCCGCTCAGTGATCCGTTCCTGCGTGAAGTTGAGTTACGACCATGCTCAGAGCATGATTGAGGCCCCTGAGAAGATGTTCTCTGCTGAAGAGCTGCCACCCGTGGACCCCAAGTACCCCATTGATGAGATTCACCAGGCTGTACTCAACCTGCACTCTATTGCTAAGAACCTCAGAGCTCAGCGCTTTTCTGGAGGAGCTCTCAGACTAGACCAG ttGAAACTGTCTTTTACCTTGGACAAAGAGACCATGATGCCTCAAGGCTGCTACGTTTACCAGTACAGAGACAGTAACAA GTTGGTTGAGGAGTTCATGCTACTGGCTAACATCGCCACAGCCAACCACATTTACCGCCGCTTCCCTGATCTGGCCCTGCTCAGACGCCACCCTCCACCCAAGACCAAGATGGTGGATGAGCTGCAGGAGCTGTGTGACCAGTTGGGCATTGACATTGACCTGTCCTCTGCAGGAGCATTGCAT AGGAGTATCAATATCACTCTTGGTAATGATGAGTATTCCACTGCCAGAAAAGAAGTCCTCACCCACATGTGCTCCAGACCCATGCAG ATGGCGTTGTACTTCTGCACAGGTGTACTAAGAGATGAGCAGCTTTTTAAACACTACGCCCTCAATGTTCCTCTCTACACTCACTTTACATCACCCATCAGACGCTACCCTGACATCATTGTGCACCGGCTGCTGGCATCCTCACTGA ACTGTGGGTCTAGGTTAGGGCTGTCAACAGAACAAGTCCAAAAACAGGCATCACACTGTAACGACAAGAAGACTGTGTCCAAAAGAGTCCAGGAGCTCAGCTCTGAGCTGTTCTTTGGAGTGTTTGTAAAG GAGTGTGgccctctggactctgaggccATGGTGATGGGGGTGCTGGATCAGTCATTTGATGTGCTGGTTCTCCGCTACGGAGTGCAGAAACGCATCTACTGCAAG TCTGTCACGGGCCTGGACTCATTCCACCATCGTAAGGTGGGGAAGAAATCAGAGCTGACTCTGGTCTGGACACCAGAGGACCCAGAGAGAGGTCCAGTAGAGCAG GTCATTTCCATCTTCACATTAGTGGAGGTGCAGCTCAAAGCGGACAGTGCGCCCATGAAATACAGTGCAGTGCTCAAGAGGCCTGATGAGAATGGATCATAA